One genomic window of Candidatus Binatia bacterium includes the following:
- a CDS encoding SDR family NAD(P)-dependent oxidoreductase, whose amino-acid sequence MNGRFARKITVITGAATGIGAATARRFAGEGAILLLADVNEAEGTKLTEELSKAGATAQFIRTDVRNATEVEALLQAAVDRHGALHVLFNNAGIGAYGKTADLDIETWHQVIAVDLDAVFYGIRAAIPRMKAGGGGVIVNTASISGMFGDYGLAAYNAAKAGVINLTRTAAIDYARDGIRINAVCPGPVETPLLNPILMLPTAREEYARLVPMGRVGKPEEIAAAVAFLASEDASYITGTTLVVDGGVTAATGQANFSRLMGE is encoded by the coding sequence ATGAATGGACGATTTGCTCGGAAAATCACGGTGATAACGGGTGCGGCGACAGGGATCGGGGCGGCAACGGCTCGGCGGTTCGCTGGCGAAGGGGCGATCCTTCTCTTGGCCGACGTGAATGAAGCAGAGGGAACGAAACTCACGGAAGAGCTGTCAAAAGCGGGTGCGACGGCCCAATTCATCCGCACCGACGTTCGTAATGCAACGGAAGTGGAGGCACTGCTCCAAGCGGCGGTCGACCGCCACGGTGCACTGCATGTCCTGTTCAATAATGCGGGTATCGGCGCGTATGGGAAGACCGCCGACCTGGACATTGAAACCTGGCATCAAGTGATCGCCGTGGACCTGGACGCGGTATTTTACGGCATCCGAGCGGCCATCCCGCGCATGAAGGCCGGAGGTGGCGGGGTCATTGTGAATACGGCTTCGATTTCCGGCATGTTCGGCGACTATGGCTTGGCGGCCTACAATGCTGCCAAGGCTGGCGTGATTAACCTGACCCGTACCGCGGCGATCGACTATGCGCGGGACGGTATCCGCATCAATGCCGTATGCCCTGGACCGGTGGAGACGCCGCTGCTCAACCCGATACTAATGTTGCCGACGGCACGAGAAGAGTACGCCAGGCTGGTGCCCATGGGGCGTGTGGGAAAGCCGGAAGAAATTGCCGCGGCGGTGGCCTTTCTGGCCTCGGAGGATGCTTCCTATATCACCGGCACGACCCTCGTAGTGGATGGTGGGGTGACCGCGGCGACCGGCCAGGCGAATTTCAGCCGTTT
- a CDS encoding glutathione S-transferase family protein has protein sequence MRKLYYHPFSTFARRVRIALIEKSIPAELVEVDMVARAHRAPAYLALNPYGRVPTLEEDGFVLYESTAILEYLEATHPTPPLVPAEPRGRALVAMHMKLCDLQLARQTGTIIFPKRFLPKERWNEEAMAQAKKEIDKHLEVLENQLKGKEYLVADRYSLVEVCYTPFVEFFPLVEVTPPPAVAAWTARMLERPSAKETRPPV, from the coding sequence ATGCGCAAGCTCTATTACCATCCGTTTTCAACATTCGCCCGCCGCGTCCGTATTGCCCTGATCGAAAAAAGTATTCCGGCAGAGCTGGTCGAGGTCGATATGGTGGCCCGTGCCCACCGCGCGCCCGCGTACCTGGCACTGAATCCCTATGGCCGCGTCCCGACCCTCGAAGAGGACGGCTTCGTCCTGTACGAGTCGACGGCAATCCTGGAATACCTGGAGGCGACGCATCCGACGCCGCCGCTCGTTCCCGCCGAGCCGCGCGGCCGGGCGTTGGTGGCGATGCACATGAAACTCTGTGACCTGCAGCTGGCGCGGCAGACCGGTACCATCATCTTTCCTAAACGCTTCCTGCCCAAGGAACGCTGGAACGAAGAGGCCATGGCGCAGGCGAAGAAGGAGATCGACAAGCACCTCGAAGTGCTCGAGAATCAGTTGAAGGGCAAGGAATACCTGGTGGCCGATCGCTACAGCTTGGTCGAGGTCTGCTACACGCCCTTTGTGGAGTTTTTCCCGCTCGTCGAGGTTACCCCACCACCCGCGGTGGCGGCGTGGACGGCGCGCATGCTGGAGCGGCCGAGCGCCAAGGAAACCAGACCGCCGGTGTAG